The following are from one region of the Halolamina litorea genome:
- a CDS encoding ABC transporter ATP-binding protein gives MAAIEVEGLTKRYGHDVYAVDDLDLTVEAGEVFGFLGPNGAGKSTTIDVLLDYVRPTAGTATVLGYDAQSEADAVHDRVGVLPDGYSLYDRLTGREHLQYAIELKGADDDPDDLLRRVGLDSTAAERRAGGYSKGMSQRLALGMALVGDPELLILDEPSSGLDPDGIRDIREITRDHAAAGGTVFFSSHVLSQVEAVCDRVGILSRGRLVATDTIDGLRDALGTGATVTVTVDAPPADVDLRSIDGVSAVAVDGNEITATCTVPAAKLRVLDAIRESESELLDFEARQASLEDLFRAYVHPEADGATEVPR, from the coding sequence ATGGCCGCTATCGAGGTCGAGGGACTGACCAAGCGCTACGGGCACGACGTGTACGCTGTCGACGACCTCGACCTGACCGTCGAGGCGGGCGAGGTGTTCGGCTTCCTCGGCCCCAACGGCGCCGGGAAGTCGACGACCATCGACGTGTTGCTCGACTACGTGCGCCCGACGGCTGGGACGGCGACGGTGTTGGGCTACGACGCCCAGAGCGAGGCCGACGCGGTCCACGATCGGGTCGGCGTGCTCCCCGACGGCTACAGCCTCTACGACCGACTCACCGGACGCGAACACCTCCAGTACGCCATCGAGTTGAAGGGCGCCGACGACGACCCGGACGACCTGCTCCGGCGCGTGGGCCTCGACTCGACGGCCGCCGAGCGGCGGGCCGGGGGCTACTCGAAGGGGATGAGCCAGCGCCTCGCCCTCGGGATGGCCCTGGTGGGCGACCCGGAGCTGTTGATTCTCGACGAGCCCTCGTCGGGCCTCGATCCCGACGGGATCCGGGACATCCGTGAGATCACCCGGGACCACGCCGCGGCGGGCGGCACCGTGTTCTTCTCCAGCCACGTGCTGAGTCAGGTCGAGGCGGTCTGTGACCGGGTCGGCATCCTCAGCCGCGGTCGGCTGGTCGCCACCGACACCATCGACGGCCTCCGCGACGCCCTCGGGACCGGCGCGACGGTCACCGTCACCGTCGACGCGCCGCCCGCCGACGTGGACCTGCGTTCGATCGACGGCGTCTCCGCCGTCGCCGTCGACGGGAACGAGATCACCGCTACCTGTACCGTGCCCGCGGCGAAGCTCCGAGTCCTCGACGCGATTCGGGAGAGCGAGAGCGAACTGCTCGACTTCGAGGCGCGTCAGGCGTCCCTCGAGGACCTGTTCCGGGCGTACGTCCACCCCGAAGCCGACGGGGCCACGGAGGTGCCCCGATGA
- a CDS encoding 5-methyltetrahydropteroyltriglutamate--homocysteine methyltransferase, whose translation MQRIASTLGLFPLPDAQRDRLADLKGHQKEDLIGGEEPPELTETYDAARERLIDDQHDAGLDRVVEGQARWDDFLAHPLCVHESVRTEGIVRYYDNNNFYREPVVTDELTESGDVAADLRKAAGLTDDLQAVLPGPYSLSALATDEYYGDRATFLDAVAEFLAGEAAAFPDAVETLYLLEPSLVTDAPESGEHERVRDAIDAVVGAVDAEVVVQGYWGTFDEALHGHLLDTDADALGYDLVTAEEAATDLVREHGTTDRVSLGVVDGQNTRVEEPAAVGDRVEAFREAASSGIDAAYLTPNTELFHLPVNKCVAKLRTLATAADPEVAR comes from the coding sequence ATGCAACGAATCGCGTCGACGCTCGGCCTCTTTCCGCTGCCCGACGCCCAGCGGGATCGGCTCGCGGACCTGAAGGGCCACCAGAAGGAGGACCTGATCGGCGGCGAGGAGCCCCCGGAACTGACCGAGACGTACGACGCCGCCCGCGAACGGCTGATCGACGACCAGCACGACGCCGGCCTCGACCGCGTCGTCGAAGGACAGGCACGCTGGGACGACTTCCTCGCCCATCCGCTCTGTGTCCACGAGAGCGTCCGGACGGAGGGCATCGTCCGCTACTACGACAACAACAACTTCTACCGCGAGCCGGTGGTGACCGACGAACTGACCGAGAGCGGCGACGTGGCCGCGGACCTCCGGAAGGCGGCGGGGCTGACCGACGACCTGCAGGCGGTGCTGCCCGGTCCCTACTCGCTGTCGGCGCTCGCGACCGACGAGTACTACGGCGACCGGGCGACGTTCCTCGACGCCGTCGCCGAGTTCCTCGCCGGCGAGGCCGCGGCGTTCCCCGACGCCGTCGAGACGCTGTACCTGTTGGAGCCGAGTCTCGTGACCGACGCCCCCGAGAGCGGCGAGCACGAGCGGGTGCGCGACGCCATCGACGCCGTCGTCGGCGCCGTTGACGCCGAGGTCGTGGTGCAGGGCTACTGGGGCACGTTCGACGAGGCGCTCCACGGCCACTTGCTCGACACGGACGCCGACGCGCTCGGCTACGACCTCGTCACCGCCGAGGAAGCGGCGACGGACCTCGTCCGCGAGCACGGGACGACCGACCGGGTCTCCCTGGGCGTCGTCGACGGCCAGAACACGCGGGTCGAGGAGCCCGCGGCCGTCGGGGACCGGGTCGAGGCGTTCCGCGAGGCGGCCAGCAGCGGGATCGACGCGGCCTACCTCACGCCGAACACGGAGCTGTTCCACCTGCCGGTGAACAAGTGCGTGGCCAAACTGCGGACGCTTGCGACCGCCGCGGACCCGGAGGTGGCGCGATGA
- a CDS encoding methionine synthase, translating into MTDTRSQFQPDDHENEHFLLTTVVGSYPKPTWLNRASDLHADHDHDFDDDDWAEAADDASRLITHEHERAGLDAVVDGEMRREEMVEFFAERIEGYEFNGPVKVWGHNYFDKPSVVEELEYDEPWLVDEYEFTAGVANRPVKVPITGPYTLASWSFDEAYGDEAELAYDLAELVNEEVTKLVEAGARYIQIDEPALATTPDDHAVVGECLERIVADIPEDVRVGLHVCYGDYSRIYPEVNDFPIDEFDVELANGDYEQIDVFTDPEFEPDLALGVTDAHVAEVESVEEIKENIKQGLKVVPPERLTVSPDCGLKLLPREVAYGKTANMVQAAREIEAELDAGEIDAEALRSGED; encoded by the coding sequence ATGACCGACACGCGCTCGCAGTTCCAGCCCGACGACCACGAGAACGAACACTTCCTGCTCACGACTGTCGTCGGCTCCTACCCGAAGCCGACGTGGCTGAACCGCGCGAGCGACCTCCACGCGGACCACGACCACGACTTCGACGACGACGACTGGGCGGAGGCCGCCGACGACGCCAGCCGACTCATCACCCACGAACACGAGCGTGCGGGGCTGGACGCCGTCGTCGACGGCGAGATGCGCCGCGAGGAGATGGTGGAGTTCTTCGCCGAACGCATCGAGGGCTACGAGTTCAACGGCCCGGTGAAGGTGTGGGGCCACAACTACTTCGACAAGCCGAGCGTCGTCGAGGAACTCGAGTACGACGAGCCGTGGCTGGTCGACGAGTACGAGTTCACCGCCGGCGTCGCCAACCGGCCCGTGAAGGTGCCGATCACCGGGCCCTACACGCTGGCGTCGTGGAGCTTCGACGAGGCCTACGGCGACGAGGCCGAACTCGCCTACGACCTCGCGGAGTTGGTCAACGAGGAGGTCACGAAACTGGTCGAGGCGGGCGCCCGCTACATCCAGATCGACGAGCCCGCGCTGGCGACGACGCCCGACGACCACGCCGTCGTCGGGGAGTGTCTGGAACGGATCGTCGCGGACATCCCCGAGGACGTGCGAGTGGGGCTCCACGTCTGTTACGGCGACTACTCCCGGATCTATCCGGAGGTCAACGACTTCCCCATCGACGAGTTCGACGTGGAGCTCGCCAACGGCGACTACGAACAGATCGACGTGTTCACCGACCCCGAGTTCGAGCCCGACCTCGCACTCGGCGTCACCGACGCCCACGTCGCCGAGGTCGAGTCCGTCGAGGAGATCAAGGAGAACATCAAGCAGGGGCTGAAGGTCGTGCCCCCGGAACGACTCACCGTCAGCCCCGACTGCGGCCTGAAGCTGCTGCCCCGCGAGGTCGCCTACGGGAAGACGGCGAACATGGTCCAAGCGGCCCGCGAGATCGAAGCCGAACTCGACGCCGGCGAGATCGACGCCGAGGCGCTACGTTCGGGCGAGGACTGA
- a CDS encoding winged helix-turn-helix domain-containing protein gives MTGTAFTALGSEHRIEILRVLVEAVENDEPGLSFTELHDRTAIDSSSQFSYHLEELADVFVTESDGEYAPTSAGERVVRAIRSGIYAEEPSFEPTTVDGHCPECGETTLSAAYRERHLSVACADCGTTVVTYDLLPAEAEGRSSMETLRSCNRRVLREYDTAVAGTCPTCSGTTTATIDAGPDGEYACVATCDRCELRVYGPVELALFGHPAVIAFYWERGIDVTDLPLWRLPAFIGDAERHVVERDPLALKITLHHDGGTLTARIDDDGTVSLPDAYSTDFE, from the coding sequence GTGACAGGGACCGCGTTCACCGCACTCGGCAGCGAACACCGGATCGAGATCCTCCGGGTGCTCGTCGAGGCCGTCGAGAACGACGAGCCCGGGCTCTCCTTTACCGAACTCCACGATCGGACGGCGATCGACAGTAGCTCCCAGTTTTCCTACCACCTCGAGGAACTGGCCGACGTGTTCGTCACGGAGTCCGACGGCGAGTACGCCCCGACGAGCGCCGGCGAGCGCGTCGTCCGGGCGATCAGGTCCGGCATCTACGCCGAGGAGCCCTCCTTCGAGCCGACGACCGTCGACGGCCACTGCCCCGAGTGTGGGGAGACGACGCTCTCGGCCGCGTACCGGGAGCGCCACCTCTCGGTCGCCTGTGCGGACTGTGGAACGACCGTCGTGACCTACGACCTGCTGCCCGCCGAAGCCGAGGGGCGGTCGTCGATGGAGACGCTGCGCTCGTGCAACCGCCGGGTGCTTCGGGAGTACGACACGGCGGTCGCCGGGACCTGCCCGACCTGTAGCGGCACGACGACGGCCACCATCGACGCCGGCCCGGACGGGGAGTACGCGTGTGTAGCGACGTGTGACCGCTGTGAACTCCGCGTGTACGGCCCGGTCGAACTCGCGCTGTTCGGCCACCCGGCGGTGATCGCGTTCTACTGGGAGCGAGGTATCGACGTGACGGACCTCCCGCTCTGGCGACTCCCGGCGTTCATCGGCGACGCCGAGCGGCACGTCGTCGAGCGCGATCCGCTCGCCCTGAAGATCACGCTCCACCACGACGGCGGGACACTGACCGCGAGGATCGACGACGACGGCACGGTCTCGCTCCCGGACGCCTACTCAACGGATTTTGAGTAA